One genomic window of Devosia salina includes the following:
- a CDS encoding ribose-phosphate diphosphokinase: MRLFALGGAGPLAKSIAGAIGVELDPVEERAFSDGEHKSRPLVSVRNEDVYVLAQLHAHDGKTPGDLLMRLLFFLATCRENGAARVTAVVPYLPFMRKERQTKPRDPVTSRYVATLFEAVGTTMVATIEVHNPAAFQNAFRCQTSHLNAHHLMAQRICSIARSPIVVASPDSGGMHRAGLVREAVQQETGRDVGSAMMEKHRSQDVLTGTQFAGDVAGADVFIVDDIIATGNTIVRAAEACRAHGANRVFAMATHGLFAGGAEGLFAQGVLDGIVVTDSVAPFVLPAEAEQRLEVIPTGELMGAAIARLHGGGSINRLLNPRM; this comes from the coding sequence ATGCGATTATTTGCCCTTGGCGGTGCCGGTCCACTGGCCAAATCCATCGCGGGCGCCATCGGCGTCGAGCTCGATCCGGTCGAAGAGCGCGCCTTCTCCGACGGAGAACACAAGTCGCGCCCCCTGGTCAGCGTGCGCAACGAAGACGTCTATGTCCTTGCGCAACTGCACGCCCACGATGGCAAGACGCCGGGCGACCTGCTCATGCGCCTGCTGTTCTTTCTGGCGACCTGCCGCGAAAATGGTGCCGCGCGGGTTACCGCAGTGGTCCCCTATCTCCCCTTCATGCGCAAGGAGCGGCAGACCAAGCCGCGGGACCCTGTGACCAGCCGATATGTCGCGACGCTTTTCGAGGCCGTCGGGACGACCATGGTGGCAACGATCGAGGTGCATAATCCCGCGGCCTTCCAGAACGCCTTTCGCTGCCAGACAAGCCACCTCAACGCGCACCACCTGATGGCACAGCGGATCTGCAGCATCGCCAGGTCGCCCATCGTGGTTGCGTCGCCCGACAGCGGCGGGATGCACCGCGCCGGCCTTGTGCGCGAGGCGGTGCAGCAGGAGACCGGACGGGATGTGGGTTCGGCGATGATGGAAAAGCACCGCAGCCAGGACGTCCTTACTGGAACGCAATTTGCGGGAGACGTCGCCGGCGCCGATGTCTTCATCGTCGATGACATTATCGCCACAGGAAACACCATTGTGCGTGCCGCCGAGGCCTGCCGTGCCCATGGGGCGAACCGGGTCTTCGCCATGGCGACGCATGGCCTGTTCGCGGGCGGCGCGGAGGGCCTGTTTGCCCAGGGCGTGCTCGACGGCATTGTCGTAACCGACAGCGTCGCTCCATTCGTCCTTCCCGCGGAGGCGGAACAACGATTGGAGGTGATCCCGACAGGGGAACTCATGGGGGCGGCCATCGCGCGCCTGCATGGTGGTGGCTCGATCAACCGGCTGCTCAATCCCAGGATGTGA
- a CDS encoding GyrI-like domain-containing protein yields MTITRAHAVSHPMIYVTTRISMDPAEISAKVGKAFDILQGFLVQNHITAVGAPLAIYRDWNGKTMAMDVGFPVTAVDVSKATGEVLAGKSPEGPAARAVHKGSYASLRDTYGSMEADIRKAGWKSTGTTWEVYVKGPGMAEEADYETVIYMQLDAADLELPGAVAQ; encoded by the coding sequence ATGACGATCACTCGTGCCCATGCCGTCTCCCATCCGATGATCTATGTCACGACGCGCATCTCGATGGACCCCGCCGAAATATCGGCGAAGGTCGGCAAAGCGTTCGACATCCTGCAGGGCTTCCTCGTCCAGAACCACATTACGGCGGTCGGCGCGCCACTTGCGATCTATCGGGACTGGAACGGGAAGACCATGGCGATGGACGTCGGATTCCCGGTGACTGCCGTCGATGTCAGCAAGGCCACCGGGGAGGTGCTGGCCGGCAAGAGCCCGGAAGGCCCCGCCGCGCGCGCCGTGCACAAGGGCTCCTATGCCTCGCTCCGGGACACCTATGGCAGCATGGAAGCCGATATTCGCAAAGCCGGCTGGAAATCCACCGGGACGACATGGGAAGTGTATGTCAAGGGTCCGGGCATGGCCGAGGAGGCCGACTACGAGACCGTGATCTATATGCAGCTCGACGCGGCGGACCTGGAGCTGCCCGGAGCCGTGGCCCAATGA
- a CDS encoding host attachment protein yields the protein MSRTIIPNKALILVCDGAKALVFENAGDAQALNLKPLVIEVEPHKPTRELGSDRPTRVYDSMDGSRSGTDETDWHEQAEADFLVGVARSLEQLVAERRPPQLTIIAPPRSLGVLRRALGTPSWSAPTVEIGKDLVNHPVAEIENQLAAMRPPG from the coding sequence ATGTCCCGGACGATCATTCCCAACAAGGCACTCATTCTGGTCTGCGATGGCGCCAAGGCGCTCGTCTTTGAGAATGCAGGCGATGCCCAGGCCCTCAATCTCAAGCCTCTGGTCATCGAGGTCGAGCCGCACAAGCCGACCCGCGAGCTCGGATCGGACCGGCCCACGCGTGTCTATGACAGCATGGATGGTTCGCGCAGCGGCACTGACGAGACCGACTGGCATGAACAGGCCGAGGCCGATTTCCTGGTCGGGGTCGCAAGGTCGCTGGAACAGCTCGTCGCCGAGCGCCGGCCGCCGCAGCTGACGATCATTGCGCCACCACGGTCCCTTGGTGTGCTTCGCCGGGCCCTTGGTACGCCGTCATGGTCGGCGCCGACGGTCGAGATCGGCAAGGACTTGGTCAATCACCCGGTGGCCGAGATCGAGAACCAGCTCGCCGCTATGCGCCCGCCGGGCTAG
- a CDS encoding phosphoribosyltransferase, whose translation MSFADRTDAGRRLAAALERFRSDDPIVLALPRGGVPVAAEVATALGAPLDLLLVRKIGVPGHSELAAGAIVDDPEPIVVRNEGVIAQAQISEAAFDRVRMAERAELRRRRQHYLGDRPPLDVTNRTVIVVDDGVATGATMRAALRALRRRHPRRLVLAVPVGQTETIAELGADADIVECLEVHEVFGAIGNFYSDFRQLSDDEVISTLARFGRPEDPPSPAGA comes from the coding sequence ATGAGCTTTGCGGACAGAACCGATGCCGGACGCCGACTGGCGGCTGCCCTTGAGCGATTTAGAAGCGACGATCCCATCGTGCTGGCCTTGCCGCGTGGTGGCGTTCCGGTCGCGGCCGAAGTCGCCACCGCGCTTGGCGCTCCCCTGGACCTGCTGCTGGTCCGCAAAATTGGCGTACCGGGCCATTCGGAGCTGGCTGCCGGGGCCATTGTGGACGACCCCGAACCCATCGTCGTGCGCAACGAGGGCGTCATCGCACAGGCGCAGATCTCGGAGGCCGCGTTCGACCGCGTCAGGATGGCCGAGAGGGCCGAGCTGCGACGCCGCCGCCAGCACTATCTCGGCGACCGGCCGCCCCTGGACGTCACGAACCGCACGGTGATCGTGGTCGATGATGGCGTCGCCACTGGCGCGACGATGCGGGCAGCGCTGCGCGCACTGCGCCGCCGTCATCCTCGCCGCCTGGTGCTGGCGGTGCCGGTCGGCCAGACCGAGACGATTGCCGAACTCGGCGCGGATGCGGATATCGTGGAATGCCTGGAGGTGCATGAGGTATTCGGCGCCATCGGCAATTTCTACAGCGATTTCCGGCAATTGTCGGATGACGAGGTTATCTCGACCCTTGCGCGGTTCGGCCGACCGGAGGACCCGCCTAGCCCGGCGGGCGCATAG
- a CDS encoding Hsp20/alpha crystallin family protein: MSDTPTKLPIRNERKVPTRAEPANWRPFEALRQEVDRLFDDFYRNDWLRPFRAPPAGAPASIGRSFEWSAPAVDIVEQDKAFEITAELPGLDEKNIEVVMRNGNIAIRGEKRDEKEEKSGDYYLRERQFGSFERTFALPDGVDADKIEARFSKGVLTVTLPKSAEAQKPEQKVTVKAA, encoded by the coding sequence ATGAGCGACACTCCCACCAAGCTTCCCATTCGAAACGAGAGGAAAGTGCCCACTCGCGCCGAACCGGCCAACTGGCGGCCTTTCGAGGCCTTGCGGCAAGAAGTCGACCGGCTTTTCGACGATTTCTATCGCAATGACTGGTTGCGGCCGTTTCGTGCCCCGCCTGCCGGCGCGCCCGCCAGTATCGGCCGATCCTTCGAATGGTCTGCGCCCGCTGTCGACATCGTCGAACAGGACAAGGCCTTCGAGATCACCGCGGAACTGCCGGGCCTTGATGAAAAGAACATCGAAGTCGTGATGCGTAACGGCAATATTGCCATCAGGGGCGAAAAGCGGGACGAGAAGGAAGAGAAGTCCGGCGACTACTATCTGCGCGAACGCCAGTTCGGATCGTTCGAGCGGACCTTTGCCCTGCCCGACGGGGTCGATGCAGACAAGATCGAGGCGCGTTTCAGCAAGGGCGTCCTGACCGTGACCCTGCCCAAATCGGCCGAGGCGCAGAAACCCGAGCAGAAGGTAACGGTCAAGGCGGCCTGA
- a CDS encoding transglutaminase-like cysteine peptidase has translation MFAHAFKVSLAAALAAFTFSATPTSSYAASAAPLGFQLFCLQQPAQCRGGGKSQVALTSEMLASIRRVNSQINHSIRPRNDPGPDVWTLGATAGDCEDYVLTKRNALMNAGLPSSALRLAHVRTREGIDHAILIVKTDLDDLVLDNLVGDVLPLSKVSYRILAVSSADPMVWTP, from the coding sequence ATGTTTGCTCACGCCTTCAAAGTTTCCCTTGCGGCGGCACTCGCTGCCTTCACGTTTTCAGCCACCCCGACTTCAAGCTATGCAGCATCGGCGGCACCGCTGGGCTTCCAGCTGTTCTGCCTGCAGCAACCTGCGCAATGCCGTGGCGGTGGCAAGTCCCAGGTGGCGCTGACCAGCGAGATGCTCGCGAGCATCCGGCGCGTGAACAGCCAGATCAATCACTCGATCCGTCCCCGAAACGACCCCGGTCCCGATGTGTGGACCCTTGGAGCGACCGCCGGCGACTGCGAGGACTATGTGCTGACCAAGCGCAATGCGCTGATGAATGCCGGCCTGCCATCGAGTGCCCTGCGCCTGGCGCATGTTCGCACCCGGGAGGGCATCGATCACGCCATCCTGATCGTCAAGACCGACCTCGACGATCTGGTGCTCGACAATCTGGTGGGCGATGTGCTGCCACTGAGCAAGGTCTCCTATCGCATACTCGCGGTCTCCAGTGCCGACCCGATGGTGTGGACGCCCTGA
- a CDS encoding integrase family protein, with protein MPTTITAAVVAKAKADARPGSKRYEVSDARAKGLVLRVGPSGAVWQFRFAVNGKDTRLALGDIETWTIAEARDIVGRGQAMLRDRSGMPDAKWIERLLVRTGKIAEATMAPAPERPRDVFKWSFEQGRAEFLGEMKRTKSPITAADYRQKICAAEFEPFLKRPLPTITRAEMAGVVGKIHRSGRETHAANTARVVSAMWSWLEKDQQIDAAGVTPGVMRGLKAPERTRRPSKRMVADPTLEDLGRIIAIARSGAIDPIIGCAVELVVWTAQRRRAVASPMIEDFRALNGDEEGLWYVYADDRKRSDGEAHVVPLPASAWACVKRAMAIVEAAWHRRLDDDPDASKPEYLFPQTRARRRGMPLTHLDPSTLTHAMGFMPGVENSPHDVRRIFGTYGERVLGWSRLSSKMILDHSEGGLRTDVTGKHYSLHDGTHEKWPIMRKWAAAVEEDVARAVEGLEPIDELKGAIAERRYKGSGLRMLAAE; from the coding sequence ATGCCCACCACCATTACCGCCGCCGTAGTCGCCAAGGCCAAGGCAGACGCTCGCCCTGGCTCCAAGCGCTATGAGGTCTCCGATGCGCGTGCCAAGGGACTCGTCCTGCGAGTCGGGCCCAGTGGCGCAGTCTGGCAATTCCGGTTCGCCGTCAACGGCAAGGACACCCGACTGGCCCTTGGCGACATCGAGACGTGGACCATCGCCGAAGCCCGCGACATTGTTGGCCGAGGGCAGGCGATGTTGCGCGATCGATCCGGGATGCCCGATGCGAAGTGGATCGAGCGATTGCTGGTGCGCACCGGCAAGATCGCCGAAGCCACGATGGCACCGGCGCCCGAGAGGCCCCGCGACGTGTTCAAGTGGAGTTTCGAGCAGGGGCGGGCGGAGTTCCTGGGCGAGATGAAGCGCACGAAATCGCCGATCACTGCCGCTGACTACCGGCAGAAGATCTGCGCCGCCGAATTCGAACCATTCCTGAAGCGCCCCCTGCCGACGATCACACGTGCCGAGATGGCCGGCGTCGTCGGCAAGATCCATCGTTCTGGTCGAGAGACCCACGCTGCCAACACGGCTAGGGTGGTGTCGGCGATGTGGAGCTGGCTTGAAAAAGACCAGCAGATCGATGCGGCGGGCGTGACCCCAGGCGTCATGCGTGGACTGAAGGCCCCGGAGCGCACGCGGCGCCCATCGAAGCGCATGGTTGCCGATCCTACGCTGGAGGACCTGGGCCGCATCATCGCCATTGCGCGCAGCGGTGCCATCGATCCGATTATCGGCTGCGCCGTGGAGCTCGTCGTTTGGACGGCACAGCGACGCCGCGCCGTGGCGTCGCCTATGATTGAGGACTTCCGCGCGCTCAATGGCGACGAAGAAGGCCTTTGGTATGTCTATGCTGATGATCGGAAACGGTCGGACGGCGAAGCCCATGTCGTGCCTTTGCCGGCGTCGGCCTGGGCGTGCGTGAAGCGAGCGATGGCAATTGTTGAAGCGGCGTGGCACCGTCGCCTCGATGACGACCCGGATGCGTCAAAACCAGAATACCTGTTTCCGCAGACGCGGGCCCGTCGACGCGGGATGCCGTTGACGCATCTCGATCCGTCGACACTCACTCATGCCATGGGCTTTATGCCCGGTGTCGAGAACAGCCCCCACGACGTTCGGCGGATCTTTGGTACGTATGGCGAGCGCGTGCTCGGCTGGAGCCGGCTGTCATCGAAAATGATCCTCGATCATAGTGAAGGTGGGCTGCGGACGGATGTGACGGGCAAGCACTATAGCCTTCACGATGGGACGCACGAGAAATGGCCCATCATGCGGAAATGGGCAGCGGCCGTGGAGGAGGATGTCGCCCGGGCTGTCGAAGGCCTGGAGCCCATCGACGAGCTCAAGGGGGCGATCGCGGAGCGGCGTTACAAGGGATCGGGGCTGAGGATGCTGGCGGCGGAATAG
- a CDS encoding helix-turn-helix domain-containing protein, with the protein MKAIRKRLGLSAIQLGRAFGYTGTAGTTAVMIRKYESDARPIPIYLERLLHMYEEHGIPDEYIDERPFKLEALRKQIKEATSIVGMFPEINEFAALARDLKSEDFDIDDEPELPDFDTNSAVHDIDWSEWDGSGQEGVAADETHVLFRNLGEKEEYSYREIAEIIEDDNAR; encoded by the coding sequence ATGAAGGCCATCCGCAAGCGGCTTGGCTTGAGCGCAATCCAACTGGGTCGCGCTTTCGGTTACACGGGCACGGCAGGCACAACGGCTGTCATGATCCGAAAATACGAAAGCGACGCCCGCCCTATCCCCATCTATCTCGAAAGGCTCCTGCACATGTACGAAGAACACGGCATCCCCGACGAGTACATCGATGAACGGCCCTTCAAGCTGGAGGCCCTGAGGAAACAGATCAAGGAGGCCACCAGCATCGTCGGCATGTTCCCCGAGATCAACGAATTCGCGGCCCTGGCGCGAGATCTCAAGAGCGAAGACTTCGACATCGATGACGAGCCCGAACTGCCGGATTTCGATACGAACTCCGCGGTGCACGACATCGACTGGAGCGAATGGGACGGTAGCGGACAAGAGGGCGTAGCAGCCGATGAGACGCACGTGCTGTTTCGGAACCTCGGCGAGAAAGAAGAATACTCATACCGGGAAATTGCGGAGATCATCGAGGACGACAACGCAAGATAG
- a CDS encoding AAA family ATPase, which translates to MTSEKRAASGAAKRVHAERVAHHQHIRDGLLPTLDDLIEGSPWFKGSIVADIQTWCDSWMSLPEPVREPGKRIVKNATAKSGVDIGQALAVLRNTCTSAAIEPVRQWMAAAGYDDEWRMRCYQACLDDRGDQDDREAAYALAQHIAEDTYFRTGFHDAWSDATVLGLMLKNKSSMEEYHALGVHSIECDHLLLSDLKLAASEAAKASAQVQEPVEEIKPAAHTDAEFLRELYEDRSEIEKQEGPPLAPGVVVIPETPIPTTGWRKDIWKDWQGKVGVKLPAIATGDIAAHRRSLVAQWPHSEEIIDVILGDLSSRQSIRFRPTLLVGAPGSGKSSLARAIFETVGLPCELQSFAGLHDAALMGTSAQWSSARESAPLQLIKRAGMSSVGIIWDELEKASSSRHNGAPADALLPMLEADQARRYRDLALEVEVDLSMVSHFATANSLEGVPEPVRDRMRVLQMPNPDWEHLYVLTQQIIGRIAAQQGVDRRWYAPLAEDEMDLVRDAWQGGSIRQLTRIVGAILNGREQIMGRC; encoded by the coding sequence ATGACATCGGAGAAACGTGCGGCCTCGGGGGCCGCGAAACGCGTTCACGCTGAGCGCGTGGCACATCATCAGCATATTCGCGACGGCCTGCTGCCGACCCTGGACGATCTCATCGAGGGATCGCCCTGGTTCAAGGGCAGCATCGTCGCCGACATCCAGACATGGTGCGATTCCTGGATGTCGCTCCCGGAGCCAGTTCGAGAGCCCGGCAAGCGCATCGTGAAGAACGCGACCGCGAAGTCCGGCGTCGATATCGGCCAGGCCCTCGCCGTCCTGCGGAATACTTGCACGTCGGCGGCCATCGAGCCCGTCCGGCAGTGGATGGCCGCTGCAGGATACGACGACGAATGGCGGATGCGGTGCTACCAAGCGTGTCTCGATGATCGCGGCGATCAAGACGACCGCGAAGCCGCATACGCGCTCGCTCAGCACATCGCCGAAGACACGTATTTCCGCACTGGATTCCATGACGCTTGGTCGGACGCAACGGTTCTTGGGCTGATGCTGAAGAACAAGAGCAGCATGGAGGAATATCATGCGCTCGGCGTCCACAGCATCGAGTGCGATCACCTCCTGCTTAGCGATCTGAAGCTTGCCGCTTCCGAGGCGGCCAAGGCATCGGCGCAAGTCCAGGAGCCCGTCGAGGAGATTAAGCCCGCGGCGCACACTGATGCAGAATTCCTGAGGGAACTTTACGAAGACCGCTCGGAGATCGAGAAGCAAGAAGGGCCGCCCCTCGCGCCTGGCGTCGTCGTCATCCCTGAGACGCCGATCCCTACGACCGGATGGCGGAAGGACATCTGGAAGGATTGGCAGGGCAAAGTCGGCGTGAAGCTGCCTGCCATCGCAACGGGCGACATCGCGGCTCATCGTCGATCGCTCGTCGCTCAGTGGCCGCACTCCGAGGAGATCATCGATGTCATCCTGGGCGATCTGTCGTCGCGGCAATCGATCCGCTTCCGGCCCACGCTCCTCGTCGGCGCCCCGGGCTCCGGGAAGTCGTCACTGGCCCGCGCGATCTTCGAGACTGTCGGGCTGCCGTGTGAGCTGCAGTCGTTCGCCGGCTTGCACGACGCGGCGTTGATGGGGACGTCTGCACAGTGGTCGAGCGCTCGCGAGAGCGCGCCGCTCCAGTTGATCAAGCGGGCGGGCATGTCGTCCGTCGGCATCATCTGGGATGAGCTCGAAAAGGCATCGTCAAGCCGGCACAACGGGGCACCCGCGGACGCTTTGCTGCCCATGCTCGAGGCCGACCAGGCACGAAGGTACCGCGACCTCGCGTTGGAAGTCGAGGTCGATCTCAGCATGGTCTCGCACTTCGCCACGGCGAATTCGCTCGAAGGCGTGCCTGAGCCAGTGCGCGATCGAATGCGCGTTCTCCAGATGCCGAACCCCGACTGGGAGCATTTGTATGTGCTCACGCAGCAGATCATTGGTCGTATCGCCGCCCAGCAGGGCGTCGATCGCAGGTGGTATGCGCCCCTGGCCGAGGACGAGATGGACCTCGTGCGGGACGCGTGGCAGGGGGGATCGATCAGGCAACTCACGCGCATCGTGGGGGCCATCTTGAACGGGCGCGAGCAGATCATGGGGAGGTGCTGA
- a CDS encoding metallophosphoesterase — MSSARLKLWIVSDLHMDSLYWVPNRVPQHDVMIIAGDVDKSAGETEQTLLMLARLSPTPLIFVPGNHDVHDAAINAWDRGNEDLLARGIHILSSGQAAVISGIRFVGATLWTDFELVGDRYASEAWAAQHMPEYQHVWKPDGSDTIWPEDTRAAHMQHRATIEAVLSTPHPGPTVVVTHHAPSPKSIRGRTPGVADASFASDLEGTIERYRPELWVHGHLHRASDYMVGDTRVVCNPRGYEGDDWYEETGWTEDLVVEI; from the coding sequence ATGAGTAGTGCGCGGCTCAAGCTCTGGATCGTCTCGGATCTTCACATGGACAGCTTGTACTGGGTTCCCAATCGGGTTCCGCAGCACGATGTCATGATCATCGCCGGCGACGTCGATAAGTCCGCCGGCGAAACGGAGCAGACGCTGCTGATGTTGGCGCGCTTGTCCCCGACGCCGCTCATCTTTGTGCCCGGCAATCATGACGTCCATGACGCCGCGATCAATGCCTGGGATCGTGGAAATGAAGACCTGCTGGCTCGCGGCATTCACATCCTGTCGTCGGGCCAAGCCGCCGTCATCAGCGGCATCCGCTTCGTCGGCGCGACGCTCTGGACGGATTTCGAACTTGTCGGCGATCGCTATGCGAGCGAAGCCTGGGCCGCGCAGCATATGCCGGAATACCAGCATGTCTGGAAGCCAGACGGCAGCGACACGATCTGGCCGGAGGACACTCGCGCCGCGCACATGCAGCACCGCGCCACGATCGAGGCCGTGCTGTCGACGCCGCATCCGGGCCCGACGGTCGTCGTCACGCATCATGCGCCGTCTCCGAAATCGATCCGGGGCCGAACGCCCGGCGTGGCCGACGCGTCTTTTGCGAGCGATCTCGAAGGGACGATCGAGCGATATCGGCCGGAATTGTGGGTGCACGGACATTTGCACAGGGCGTCGGACTATATGGTCGGCGACACAAGGGTGGTGTGCAATCCAAGGGGGTATGAAGGGGACGATTGGTATGAGGAGACGGGGTGGACGGAGGATCTGGTGGTGGAGATCTGA
- a CDS encoding 5-methylcytosine restriction system specificity protein McrC → MLALADENYDRVLPILRSYERTNASPPHHMLARGFCHYLRLIVDLGLARGYYREPYTGFFKPKVEFGTTVARHLARGDELNVAGAVFAFSANLPVNAVLKSACMDFLRLIPRDQKWSIERRLFLEALNALYRVPAAPMRFGEQVLAEGVPRWIRDHYRGALTVYAMLLGYTQVGFGYDAQGSEMPSFLFSLDDIFESFVRNTLRDGLREAHISVVDGNKKKHQRPLFRDNKVFPIKPDAIMRRDKKVLGIGEVKYKPKIDESDRYQVISHAVSLEAPVAFWISPALSAAQAGMNYVGAISTGTKFHHYRLDISGDIDASRQDMVEKISALLPT, encoded by the coding sequence ATGCTCGCCCTGGCCGACGAGAACTACGATCGAGTGCTACCAATTCTCCGATCCTACGAACGGACCAATGCGTCGCCCCCGCACCACATGCTCGCCCGCGGCTTCTGCCACTACCTTCGTCTCATCGTCGATTTAGGACTGGCGCGTGGCTACTACCGGGAGCCGTACACCGGCTTCTTCAAGCCCAAGGTAGAGTTCGGCACGACCGTCGCTCGTCACCTCGCTCGAGGCGACGAACTCAACGTAGCCGGCGCCGTGTTTGCGTTCTCCGCCAATCTGCCAGTAAACGCCGTGCTCAAGTCTGCCTGCATGGACTTTCTGCGGTTGATCCCTCGGGACCAGAAGTGGTCGATCGAGCGAAGGCTGTTTCTCGAGGCGCTCAACGCCCTATACCGAGTACCAGCAGCGCCGATGCGGTTCGGCGAGCAAGTCCTCGCCGAAGGAGTGCCAAGGTGGATTCGCGACCATTACCGCGGTGCCTTGACGGTTTATGCCATGCTGCTCGGCTACACCCAGGTGGGTTTCGGCTACGATGCCCAAGGCAGTGAGATGCCGTCTTTCCTGTTCTCGCTCGACGACATCTTCGAGAGCTTTGTCCGGAACACGCTCCGCGACGGCCTCCGAGAAGCCCATATCTCGGTGGTCGATGGGAACAAGAAAAAGCACCAGCGTCCTCTCTTCAGAGACAACAAGGTATTTCCGATAAAGCCTGACGCTATTATGCGTCGCGACAAGAAGGTGTTGGGCATCGGCGAGGTAAAATACAAGCCGAAAATCGATGAATCTGACCGCTACCAAGTCATCAGTCATGCAGTTTCGTTGGAAGCACCTGTGGCGTTCTGGATTTCACCTGCCTTGTCAGCTGCCCAGGCGGGCATGAATTACGTTGGCGCCATTTCCACTGGCACCAAATTCCACCACTATCGTCTCGACATCTCTGGGGATATCGATGCCTCAAGGCAGGATATGGTCGAAAAGATATCGGCCTTATTGCCGACCTAG
- a CDS encoding 3-methyl-2-oxobutanoate hydroxymethyltransferase translates to MRDIQVLRDARKRIAMLTAYDHVMAGLLSQSGIDMIWVGMAAIGTSQTRSE, encoded by the coding sequence ATGCGCGACATACAGGTATTACGCGATGCCAGGAAGCGGATCGCGATGCTCACAGCGTACGACCACGTCATGGCAGGTCTGCTCAGCCAATCCGGCATCGACATGATCTGGGTCGGAATGGCAGCTATCGGGACGTCGCAAACGCGGTCTGAATGA
- the queE gene encoding 7-carboxy-7-deazaguanine synthase QueE has protein sequence MGGVQAVSAVEPPGIRISEIFGPTIQGEGVLIGQPTVFVRTGGCDYRCAWCDSLHAVDSRFRDDWRPMSIEQIWAQVRVLSGGEPLMVSLSGGNPAIQPLGDLIARGHQDGYRFALETQGSMARDWFSMLDVLVLSPKPPSSRMSVDRAQFEACLDAAQGKPLTVLKLVVFGDADYDFARDVAARYPHLPTYLQPGNHTPPSADAVDGPVDIDGVMQRMEWLVDKVTQDRWFQARVLPQLHVLLWGNKRGV, from the coding sequence CTGGGCGGAGTACAGGCCGTGAGCGCCGTGGAGCCGCCCGGTATCCGCATCAGTGAGATCTTCGGGCCGACGATTCAGGGCGAAGGCGTATTGATCGGCCAGCCGACCGTGTTCGTGCGAACCGGTGGATGCGACTACCGTTGCGCCTGGTGCGACAGCCTGCATGCCGTAGACAGTCGCTTCCGTGACGACTGGCGGCCAATGTCGATAGAGCAGATCTGGGCACAGGTCCGGGTCCTGTCGGGCGGCGAGCCGCTGATGGTGTCGCTGTCCGGCGGCAATCCCGCGATCCAGCCGCTGGGCGACCTGATCGCACGCGGCCACCAGGACGGCTATCGCTTCGCCCTGGAAACGCAGGGTTCGATGGCCCGGGACTGGTTCTCGATGCTGGACGTCCTGGTGCTGAGCCCCAAGCCGCCATCAAGCCGGATGAGCGTCGACAGGGCACAATTCGAGGCTTGCCTCGACGCCGCGCAAGGCAAGCCGCTGACGGTGCTCAAGTTGGTGGTTTTCGGCGATGCGGATTATGACTTTGCTCGAGACGTCGCAGCCCGCTATCCGCACCTGCCGACCTATCTCCAGCCGGGCAACCACACGCCGCCCTCGGCCGATGCGGTGGACGGCCCCGTAGACATCGATGGCGTCATGCAGCGCATGGAATGGCTGGTGGACAAGGTTACTCAAGACCGATGGTTCCAGGCGCGGGTATTGCCACAGCTTCACGTGCTGCTCTGGGGCAATAAGCGCGGCGTCTAG
- the queD gene encoding 6-carboxytetrahydropterin synthase QueD produces MTFRITKEFHFSASHQLASLPPDHQCARLHGHNYIVEVELTADELNEHGFVRDYQDLSVLKRHIDEAFDHRHLNDVLGHDRVTAEYLAQYFYDWCKQRLPEASAVRVSETAKTWAEYRP; encoded by the coding sequence ATGACGTTTCGCATCACCAAGGAATTCCATTTCTCGGCATCCCATCAGCTCGCGTCGCTTCCGCCTGACCACCAATGCGCTCGGCTGCATGGGCACAACTACATCGTGGAAGTCGAACTGACCGCCGATGAGCTGAACGAGCATGGCTTCGTGCGCGATTACCAGGACCTGTCAGTCCTCAAACGGCACATCGACGAGGCATTCGACCATCGCCATCTCAACGATGTGCTGGGCCATGATCGGGTCACTGCCGAATATCTCGCCCAATACTTCTATGACTGGTGCAAGCAGCGACTGCCCGAAGCCTCTGCCGTACGCGTCAGCGAGACCGCCAAAACCTGGGCGGAGTACAGGCCGTGA